One genomic segment of Gossypium arboreum isolate Shixiya-1 chromosome 3, ASM2569848v2, whole genome shotgun sequence includes these proteins:
- the LOC108465126 gene encoding protein PHYLLO, chloroplastic isoform X3, translated as MLDHASEMAYTIQDRANINAVWASLIVEECFRLGLTYFCVAPGSRSSPLALAASAHPLVTCISCFDERSLAFHAIGYARGSQKAAVIITTSGTAVSNLFPAVVEASEDFVPLLVLSADRPPELQDCGANQSINQVNHFGSFIRFFFSLPPPTDQIPARMVLTTLDSAVHWATSSPIGPVHINCPFREPLDDCPQNWKSSCLEGLDTWRSNTEPFTKYIIVQHSYLCNTATRGQMEEVLEKIRRVNKGLLVVGAISAEDEVWAVLLMAKYLQWPVVADILSGIRLRELLSSSPEVEENILFVDYLDHALLSDSVRDLVQCDVIVQIGSRITSNRISQMLEKCFPCSYILVDNHPHRHDPSHFVTHRIQSSTIEFANILMKAQIPHRSRKWHYYLQALNMMVGQEISFHLSVEYSLSEPYIAHVISEALSAESALFIGNSMVIRDADMYGCNWTSDNHSVADMMLKTELPCTGILVAGNRGASGIDGLLSTAIGFAVGCNKRVLCVVGDISFLHDTNGLAILKQRMLRKPMTILVINNRGGAIFSLLPVADRTDPRVLNQYFYTSHNISIHRLCEAHGVKHLEVKTKMELHEALISSQKGDTDCIIEVESSIDSNATFHSYIRKFACRAAEHALGVISKLSPPESMSQGCHCKIQSISYSVYRIQLCAPPTSSALYHDRTVFYREGFILSLTLEDGSIGYGEVAPLEISQENLLDVEEQLRFLFHVMKGVTINYFLPMLKSSFSSWIWKTLGIPVCSLFPSVRCGLEMAILNAIAMSHGSSLLNILYPLRERNEEKSENLASIRICALIDSSGTPEEVARIAVDLVEEGFTAIKIKVARRADPVEDAAVIQEVRKKVGCHIDLRVDANRNWTYEQAIKFGFLVKDYNLQYIEEPVQHESDIIRYCEESGLPVALDETIDNCPENPLNMLVKYNHHQIVALVIKPTVIGGFEKAAMIAQWAHIQGKMAVISAAFESGLALSAYILFSCYLDLQNADTCKLMNNSPASSVAHGFGTYRWLEEDITTDPLGIGRNPSTGFIEASVADATHLLHKFQMNHNFIRRTFTGEKVLGYHLDLDSNDFSFSVNVQEIGQRNNLRNSGSTILFLHGFLGTNEEWVPIMHAISGSARCISVDLPGHGATKIKNCDDDKAALRSLLSIEIIADLLLKLIEHVTPDKVTLVGYSMGARIALYMALKFSDKIEGAVILSGSPGLEDAVARKIRRAKDDSKARSIVTHGLQLFLNTWYSGGLWKSLRSHPYFNHIVVRRSVHDDLQGLAKVLSGLSPGRQPSLWEDLKHCKVPLMLVVGEKDEKFKRVAQKMWHEIGHDRDDAVSKLHQMVVVPSCGHAVHLENPLPIIRLVRQFVTSLRSVKLQEKGNVRDLLIYNQ; from the exons GTAAATCATTTTGGTTCTTTCATAAGGTTCTTCTTCAGTCTTCCTCCTCCTACTGATCAAATCCCTGCACGGATGGTGCTTACCACGCTGGACTCTGCTGTTCACTGGGCAACATCTTCACCAATTGGTCCTGTTCATATTAACTGTCCTTTTAGGGAACCATTAGATGATTGTCCACAAAATTGGAAATCAAGTTGTTTGGAAGGATTAGATACTTGGAGGTCTAATACTGAACCATTTACTAAGTATATTATAGTGCAGCATTCTTATTTATGTAATACTGCTACACGCGGTCAAATGGAAGAGGTTCTAGAAAAAATTCGAAGGGTTAACAAAGGGCTCTTAGTTGTTGGTGCCATCTCTGCAGAGGATGAGGTATGGGCAGTTCTTCTCATGGCAAAATACCTTCAATGGCCTGTTGTGGCTGACATATTATCTGGGATAAGGTTGAGAGAGCTCTTGTCTTCCTCTCCTGAAGTTGAAGAGAATATCCTTTTTGTTGACTATCTTGACCATGCATTGCTTTCAGATTCGGTTAGGGATTTGGTCCAGTGTGATGTAATTGTTCAG ATTGGGAGTCGGATTACAAGCAATCGAATCTCTCAGATGCTGGAGAAATGTTTCCCATGCTCATATATCTTGGTTGACAATCATCCGCACCGTCATGATCCTTCACATTTTGTAACACATAGAATCCAAAGCTCTACCATTGAATTTGCTAATATTTTAATGAAAGCCCAAATTCCACATAGAAGCAGAAAATGGCATTATTATCTACAAGCATTAAATATGATG GTTGGACAGGAGATATCATTTCATCTTTCTGTTGAATACTCTTTGTCAGAACCTTATATTGCACATGTAATCTCAGAAGCACTTTCAGCTGAGTCGGCTCTTTTTATTGGAAACAGCATGGTAATACGTGATGCAGACATGTATGGATGCAATTGGACAAGTGATAATCACAGTGTCGCAGATATGATGTTAAAGACAGAATTACCATGTACTGGGATATTGGTTGCTGGAAATAGGGGTGCTAGTGGAATTGACGGTTTGCTTAGCACTGCTATTGGTTTTGCTGTAGGATGCAATAAGCGA gTGCTCTGTGTGGTTGGAGATATTTCATTCCTTCATGATACAAATGGCTTGGCAATTCTGAAGCAGAG GATGTTGCGAAAACCAATGACAATACTTGTGATCAATAATCGTGGTGGTGCAATATTCAGCCTCCTCCCAGTTGCAGATAGAACTGATCCAAGAGTGTTGAATCAGTATTTCTATACATCCCATAACATTTCAATCCACAGgctatgtgaggcacacgg GGTGAAACATTTGGAAGTAAAAACGAAAATGGAATTACATGAGGCTTTAATCTCATCTCAGAAAGGAGACACAGACTGTATCATTGAAGTTGAGAGCTCCATTGATTCTAATGCCACTTTCCACAG TTATATAAGAAAATTTGCTTGCCGAGCGGCTGAACATGCTTTGGGTGTCATTTCAAAACTCTCTCCTCCAGAATCTATGTCACAAGGGTGCCACTGCAAAATCCAATCAATTAGTTATTCAGTCTATAG GATTCAGCTTTGTGCTCCACCTACTTCAAGCGCGCTCTATCATGACCGTACTGTATTTTATAGAGAAGGTTTTATTTTGTCTTTGACTCTTGAAGATGGAAGTATAGGGTATGGAGAG GTTGCGCCTCTTGAAATTTCCCAAGAAAATCTGCTGGATGTAGAAGAGCAACTTCGTTTTCTTTTTCATGTAATGAAAGGAGTTACCATTAATTATTTTCTACCAATGCTCAAGAGTTCATTTTCATCTTGGATATGGAAGACTTTAGGCATTCCG GTATGTTCGCTCTTTCCAAGTGTCAGATGTGGTCTGGAGATGGCCATTCTCAATGCTATAGCAATGAGCCATGGTTCAAGTTTATTGAACATACTTTATCCTTTGAGGgaaagaaatgaagaaaaatctgaaaatttggctagcataCGGATATGTGCTCTTATTGATAGTAGTGGTACTCCAGAAGAGGTTGCTCGTATTGCTGTTGATCTTGTTGAAGAAGGATTTACTGCAATTAAGATAAAG GTCGCACGTAGGGCAGATCCAGTCGAAGATGCTGCTGTAATACAAGAAGTAAGAAAGAAGGTCGGTTGCCACATTGATCTTCGTGTTGACGCCAACCGTAACTGGACTTATGAGCAAGCTATTAAATTTGGCTTCTTGGTTAAGGATTACAACCTGCAATATATTGAG GAGCCTGTTCAACATGAATCTGATATTATAAGGTACTGTGAAGAAAGTGGCTTGCCTGTGGCCTTGGATGAAACTATTGATAATTGCCCTGAAAATCCTCTGAATATGCTTGTCAAGTATAACCACCATCAGATAGTTGCTCTG GTCATTAAACCAACTGTAATTGGTGGATTTGAAAAGGCTGCAATGATTGCACAATGGGCACATATACAAGGAAAGATGGCCGTAATTAGTGCTGCATTTGAAAGTGGCCTAGCTTTGTCAGCATATATTCTGTTTTCCTGTTATCTAGATTTGCAGAATGCTGATACATGCAAATTGATGAATAATAGCCCAGCTTCTTCTGTTGCTCATGGTTTTGGGACATATCGCTGGCTTGAAGAAGATATAACAACTGATCCACTTGGCATTGGTCGGAATCCAAGTACTGGCTTTATAGAAGCATCTGTTGCTGATGCCACCCATCTCTTGCATAAATTTCAAATGAACCACAATTTTATTCGTAGAACCTTTACTGGTGAAAAGGTCCTAGGATATCACCTGGATCTGGATTCAAATGATTTCTCTTTCTCCGTCAACGTACAAGAGATTGGTCAAAGAAATAATTTGAGGAACTCG GGTAGCACAATTCTATTTCTTCATGGTTTTCTTGGGACTAATGAAGAGTGGGTACCTATCATGCATGCCATCTCAGGATCTGCAAGATGCATTTCAGTTGACCTGCCTGGTCATGGGGCAACAAAGATAAAGAATTGTGATGATGACAAAGCTGCGCTGCGATCTCTGTTATCAATCGAGATTATTGCAGATTTGCTGTTGAAATTAATTGAACATGTCACTCCTGATAAAGTTACTCTCGTTGGATATTCTATGGGAGCAAGGATCGCATTGTACATGGCGCTGAAATTCAGTGATAAG ATTGAAGGGGCTGTTATATTATCGGGAAGTCCTGGACTAGAAGATGCAGTGGCAAGAAAAATTCGTAGGGCGAAAGATGACTCTAAAGCTCGTTCTATCGTTACACATGGTTTACAGCTCTTCCTAAACACCTGGTATTCTGGAGGCTTGTGGAAGAG CTTGAGGAGCCATCCCTATTTTAATCATATTGTTGTTAGACGGTCGGTGCATGATGACTTGCAAGGTCTCGCGAAAGTCTTGTCTGGTTTAAGCCCTGGAAGACAGCC ATCATTATGGGAAGACTTGAAACATTGCAAAGTGCCTCTTATGCTCGTAGTTGGggagaaagatgagaaattcaaAAGGGTGGCTCAGAAAATGTGGCATGAAATCGGGCATGATAGAGATGATGCAGTGAGCAAGCTCCATCAGATGGTTGTGGTGCCCAGCTGCGGGCATGCTGTTCATTTAGAGAACCCTCTTCCCATCATCCGATTAGTGAGACAATTTGTGACCAGTTTAAGAAGTGTTAAGTTACAAGAAAAAGGGAATGTTAGAGATTTGTTGATTTATAATCAGTGA